From the genome of Mucispirillum schaedleri ASF457:
AATCTATATAATATCTTCCTGTCCTGACTGCATTTTACAATTAATGCAGGATTTAATTTTGTTTCTTTTGCAAAAGTTACTTTTGACGCTCCAGATTTTGAAAGCATAAGTTTTTCTGCACCAAGCATACTTGCAAAATTTTTAATAAGCATAATTAAGGAAAGATTTAAAACTTCTTCAGGAAGCTCCCCATAACCTGCCTCTATTTCCTTTAAAAGCTCACCCATACTATTAATATCATAAATATCTGCAAACCGTCTATAAAAATCAAATCTTATTCGTGGATTTTCTATATAATCTGCTGGTATAAAATATGCAATATTAGAGTTTATCTCTGTATCTGCAATATTTGTATACTCCCCTTTCATTTCCTGCACTGCCTCTTCTATCATTGCAACATACAGCTCATAGCCCACTCTAACCACAAAACCTGACTGCTCCGCACCTAAAATATTGCCAGCACCTCTTAATTGTAAATCATACATAGCTATTTTAAATCCGCTGCCTAAATCAGATAACTGCTGAATAATAGAAAGTCTTTTTTGTGCTATACTGTTTAATCTTGCAAAATCATCCACTGCTAAATAACAATAACCACGCCTGCTGCTTCTGCCAACTCTACCCTTTAACTGATAAAGCTGAGAAAGTCCAAAACGGGCTGCATTATTTATTATAATAGTATTTACATTGGGAATATTAATGCCATTTTCAATAATCGTTGTTGCAACAAGCACATCTATTTCCCCACTGTAAAAAGATGAAAGGATTTTTTCCATTGTCTTTGCATCCATCTGCCCGTGGGCATAGTCAACTCTTGCAAGTGGCAGCTCTCGTTTTATCTCAATAGCAGCTTCCTCTATATCCTGCACTCTGTTATGCAGAAAAAAAACCTGTCCGCCTCTTTCAAGCTCTGTTTTTATGGCTTTTATCCTTTCAGATAGTCCTTTAATAACTTTAACTACAACAGGCAGCCTGTTTTCAGGTGGTGTTTCTATAATACTCATATCTCTTATGCCTGATAATGAAAGCTGCAGTGTTCTTGGTATTGGTGTAGCACTTAATGTTAATGTATCTACATTTCTTTTAATTGATGCAATTTTTTCCTTATGGCTTACTCCAAACCGCTGCTCTTCATCTATTATTAAAAGCCCCAAATCTTTAAATGATAAATCTTTTGATAAAATCTTGTGAGTGCCTATTAATATATCAACTGCACCGTCTGAAATTTTATTAAAAATCTCTTTTGTATGCCTGTCTGTTCTAAACCGCGATACAAACTCAATATTTACAGGCAGCCCTTTAAATCTTTCTATAAATGTTTCGTAATGCTGCCTTGCAAGTATAGTAGTAGGCACAAGCACGGCAACCTGTTTGCTGCATGCAATAGCTTTACATGCTGCACGCATTGCAACTTCTGTTTTTCCAAACCCAACATCACCGCATACAAGCCTTTCCATTGGTGTTTCGCTTTCCATATCATTATAAACATCATATATAGCAGAAAGCTGGTCTTCTGTTTCTGTATATTCAAAATTTCTCTCAAATATTTCTATTAAAGAGCCGTCATCAATAAAAGCATAACCTTTCCTTGCCTTTCTTTCTGCATACAAACGGAGCAAATCTTCTGCAATATGTTTTGCACTTTCCTTTGCATGCTTTTTCAGCTTCTGCCATGCAGAACTTTTTAAACTGTTTAGTTTTGGCTGCTGGTTCTGCATACCTATATATTTCTGCAGCTGACCTATTGAATGAAGTGGAACATAAAGCAGGTCATCCCCTTCATACATAATTGATAAAAAATCACCTTCACTGCCTGCAATAGCTATATGTTTTATACCCTGATATATGCCTATACCATGGTTTACATGAACAACATAGTCGCCTTCTTCCAAATCTGAAAGTTTAGTGTTAAATGCGTCTTTCTTCTTAGGCTTTGGCTTTCTTTTTGTAAAGCCAAATATATCCATATCAGAAATAACTGCATAACCACTATCTTTATCAATAAAGCCGCCAGAAATATGCTTTCTATATAAAGAAATAGATGCTTTTTCTATTTCTGAAAGTTTTTTTATTTCTTTTGGGAAAATATCATAATCTCTAAGAAAATCTTTAAATATGCCTGCAAACTTTTCACTTTCTACAGAAAATACTATTTTCATATTTTCTTTTAAAAGTGCAAGCAAAGTTTCAGCAGCATTTGTCATGGACTGGTATAAGTTTTTTTTCTCAAATGAGAAGCGTGTCTTTGAACTTGCAAAAGTTAACGGCACACTTTCAACACTGTCTGTTATCTCTGATATTATATAAATATCATTTCTTCTTAATTTTTCTACTGCTTCTTTTGCTGTAATAAAACTTTCTTTCTGGATAGCATTCTGCACAGATGACTCTATTATGTCATAATATCCATATATGCTGTTCTGTATATTACTCATAAAACATACAGTGTCATATTTGTCTAAATATTCAAAAATATCTGACTGCTCTTTATTAATATATGGCACAAGCCAGTGGAAGCCTGCAAATTTGCCAAAACTTTCCGCCTTTTCTTTTAACTCTCCATCTTTTAGTTGTGCTTTGAATTCTTCTGTTGTAATAAGTAAATCTGATACTGGCAGTATTTTTATACCTGTTATTTCTTTTTTCCTTGTCTGACTGTCTTTATTATATATAAAAATACTTTCTATCTCATCATCAAAATA
Proteins encoded in this window:
- the mfd gene encoding transcription-repair coupling factor; this encodes MSNYFEYHNAWGASASFYACCKKKKGVPLVIFLPENKSVMESVKNELELFSDLKILDYPSYTQNPFEEARPLTSIMAARSRTLYNIINEKDYILLLSPYSMLKKIPFKNEFLESIITLEKNKEYPMQKLERELDKLGYIHVEFVTDAGEYTFRGGIADIFAAGYIDPVRIEYFDDEIESIFIYNKDSQTRKKEITGIKILPVSDLLITTEEFKAQLKDGELKEKAESFGKFAGFHWLVPYINKEQSDIFEYLDKYDTVCFMSNIQNSIYGYYDIIESSVQNAIQKESFITAKEAVEKLRRNDIYIISEITDSVESVPLTFASSKTRFSFEKKNLYQSMTNAAETLLALLKENMKIVFSVESEKFAGIFKDFLRDYDIFPKEIKKLSEIEKASISLYRKHISGGFIDKDSGYAVISDMDIFGFTKRKPKPKKKDAFNTKLSDLEEGDYVVHVNHGIGIYQGIKHIAIAGSEGDFLSIMYEGDDLLYVPLHSIGQLQKYIGMQNQQPKLNSLKSSAWQKLKKHAKESAKHIAEDLLRLYAERKARKGYAFIDDGSLIEIFERNFEYTETEDQLSAIYDVYNDMESETPMERLVCGDVGFGKTEVAMRAACKAIACSKQVAVLVPTTILARQHYETFIERFKGLPVNIEFVSRFRTDRHTKEIFNKISDGAVDILIGTHKILSKDLSFKDLGLLIIDEEQRFGVSHKEKIASIKRNVDTLTLSATPIPRTLQLSLSGIRDMSIIETPPENRLPVVVKVIKGLSERIKAIKTELERGGQVFFLHNRVQDIEEAAIEIKRELPLARVDYAHGQMDAKTMEKILSSFYSGEIDVLVATTIIENGINIPNVNTIIINNAARFGLSQLYQLKGRVGRSSRRGYCYLAVDDFARLNSIAQKRLSIIQQLSDLGSGFKIAMYDLQLRGAGNILGAEQSGFVVRVGYELYVAMIEEAVQEMKGEYTNIADTEINSNIAYFIPADYIENPRIRFDFYRRFADIYDINSMGELLKEIEAGYGELPEEVLNLSLIMLIKNFASMLGAEKLMLSKSGASKVTFAKETKLNPALIVKCSQDRKILYRFISEYELSLVADTQEPLKLTADFFQDLYTLSRAD